Proteins encoded by one window of Candidatus Paceibacterota bacterium:
- a CDS encoding glutaredoxin family protein, translating to MKKVTIYSTPTCVYCNMAKNYFKDKNVSFEEFNVAQDMERQKEMINLTGQRGVPVIVIEGEAIVGFNKPRVEELLGL from the coding sequence ATGAAAAAAGTCACTATTTATAGCACCCCAACTTGTGTTTACTGCAATATGGCCAAAAATTATTTCAAAGATAAGAATGTTTCCTTTGAAGAGTTTAATGTTGCACAAGATATGGAAAGACAAAAAGAAATGATTAACCTAACGGGACAACGTGGAGTTCCAGTTATCGTGATAGAAGGGGAAGCCATTGTTGGATTTAATAAGCCAAGAGTAGAAGAATTGCTTGGTTTGTAG